The Terriglobales bacterium genomic sequence ATGCTCGTCTGCTTGCTGCTGGTGACTGCCCAACTGATGCCCAAGGCCCAGGCAGCAGACCGCGGCGGAGACCGTAACGATGCGCAAAAAGTCGCAGCTGGGGTGGACGCCCACTACAACCAGTTGAGGTCCATGCAGGCAGATTTTTCTGAGACCTACCGCGGAGCTGGGGCGTCGCGTACCGAATCGGGAACTCTATGGCTGAAGAAGCCGGGCAAGATGCGCTGGGAGTATCGCGAGCCACGCCCAAAGCTGTTCGTCAGCGACGGCAAAACAGCTTGGTTTTACGTACCGGGAGAACCCCAGGCGCAGCGAGCCCCGGTAAGCAAAATCGACGATCTGCGTTCTCCAATCCGCTTTCTTTTGGGCAAGGCCAAACTAGGCAAGGAACTTCAGGGCCTGCACGTCGATGGCAGC encodes the following:
- the lolA gene encoding outer membrane lipoprotein chaperone LolA, producing MLIFVQRRFVLAPAMLVCLLLVTAQLMPKAQAADRGGDRNDAQKVAAGVDAHYNQLRSMQADFSETYRGAGASRTESGTLWLKKPGKMRWEYREPRPKLFVSDGKTAWFYVPGEPQAQRAPVSKIDDLRSPIRFLLGKAKLGKELQGLHVDGSGEQAGNVVLSGVPKGMEDRISRVLLEVTPQDRIVRLSLLEVDGASTEFRFTSQKENLTVADQQFRFSPPEGVGVVEATELGD